The following DNA comes from Epinephelus moara isolate mb chromosome 2, YSFRI_EMoa_1.0, whole genome shotgun sequence.
AAGCACTAGAGAAAGATGTAGGCGGTGTGACGCAAGCATTATGAGTCACTCTGACACAAAGCCTGAGCATTACAACACACGGCATTGTCATGGTATTACCTCTACAACAGGTTGGACGTATTACTGCTCTCCCTCCGCTCAATGGTAGGAAAACGGAGCAAAGGTGAggacgcacacgcacacacaactttaaaatgacccaaaaacCAAAACCATATTCAGCTCAGGCCTCTTAGGATATTTTCTTTCAGGTTTATAATTACAGACAGGGGTCCAACAATGATTAATCactctttcctttttcttttaaactcaCAGATATGATAATTATGTAAAAGGCTGTCACTATAGCAACACAAACCTGTCATCCAAGAGAAGCACCCCACCATATGCCCAGTGTTTCCACAGAGATGGATGGAGGAGCAAAAATCCAGAGAGAGGAAACAATTCAAAGTTATTTAGACACACTGTAATTAATATTATAATGATAGTGCTCATGAAGCTAACACCTCACCCTGTTCACACATCTGCTGAGCACATTTTGTAACTATCTGTGCGTGCTACAGATGAATTTACGAAGCCAAATGAAGTGTATGTGTAGCCCAGTGTCATATAAATGTCTCATAAGGGCTTCACACATCCACATTTACAATATATTTAAATCAGGCCTGACAGGATCAAGAAGAGGACAAACTCCAGCTGCACTACCAACCTCTTCCACATGAGGGCGCACTATCTTCTCCCTGCTTGTGCTTGGAGAGTTGCCAAGTGCATACCAAACTGTTGCCCAATCCTGTTACTCTCacatcagtggaaaaaaaaaaggcaaacctGATAGTACGTTGCAGCACTTTGCAAGGATATAGAGGTCTTATTTGAACAGAGATAAGACAGCAATCTCTCAGGATAATACATGGACAAATACCTATTCCTCCATGTTGTTCCACGGAGGAAACACAAAGCTGTAAAGTTATACAATTGTGAGCACTGCCAAGGTGCAGTTATGGGGTTTTTCTATGTGCGCAATTAGAACAGAATAAGGCATTAACACTGGGTAATGTTTTTGGAATAATTGCCCTCTCAAACTGCTTGCAGACTTTGTTAGCAAACACTACAGGAGCCttggattacacacacacacacacacacacacacacacacgcacacacacacacacacacacgcacacacacacacagacatccacacagcACAGATGGGAGACAGATGTTTAATAGACAAAGTCAAAGAGTCCATACAGTAATTGTCTGCTCCACCATTTCTCAGTATTCTCGGCATTGTTCAGATCACCACATCCACATAAATCCAGGAAATTTCCTCTGGAATGGAAACCATGTCCCACTCTCACAGAcctatttgtgtgttttttttttctttctcctactctctctgtctctctcacacacacatatacgcacacacacttttgttCTGGTCTCTGGGTACATCCAGCACCCACTCAGACATTTACAtagacacataaaacaaacaaacaaataaaaaaaacctatgCAAATGTAATCGCGCTCAAATGTCTGTCGCTCTGACTCTGCTTCTCCTCCTTTCTGGATGCTTCTCGAGTGCGACAGCATCCAGAGAAAGTGCTGATGACGACTGATACacaaagcaacagcagagagatgATGAGGCGAGGAGGAGAAGTTTCTAATCTCATTATCCCTACGTAACCTAATCCACCAGGAACACCACCTCCGTATGATTCATATCCTTCACACATGTTGTACCACACACAtcgtacacacaaacacactcctgAGATATACGGTAATATAAGGTGATccatatcaataaataaaaagagatgGCGGACATGCAGGACACGATGTTGCTGGGTATGGAGGGAATCAAGAAAACCATCCTGCATGGAGGGACCGGAGATATCCCAAAACTCATCACCGGGGCAAAGGTACTGTAGAactttagtattttatttacattaatacaACATTTATTAGTTTTGGGAGCCCACAGCCATTTCACTATACAGCTCATTTACTGTGCAGATGAATCTACCCGAACCATATTTCAGATAGgtggcagctctgtgtgtctgaatgaTTAATAATATTCCTCACGAAGCTAGTTTTAATGTTCTAAATCTAATAGAAGTTACATAGGCACTTAATAATTACACTATGCAGAGCATGCAGAGACAAAGAGGGATCAAAAGCATCAAAAACAGAGAATGCCCAAATCGAGGCTCTTCTTCACCAACCTGTCTTTGACTATCATATAGACTTCATTTTAGACATGACAGAAATactgttttcttctattaaaagGAACAATTTAGTTATGTCTGTTGTGTCTCCTGATAATATGCACATGACTTAAAAGAAGAAGTAACGGACTGTTATTGACCTGCTGAAAAGCATGGCTGTGATCTGTCGTCAAGACGACCTACACCtagaccaagtcatgaccagAACCAGTGTATCtagacaagaccaagactttgGGGGGTTGAGACTAGGTCAAGACCACAACTGAGACCAGTGACAGTCCCACACTGCATGGCaataaaatatggaaaatgcAAACCATAGACTCTTCTTCATTCATGTCATTGacgtaggtaggtaggtagttaGGTAGACAATCAAAACGCATTGCAGAGGATTTTTTGTGTGggaatttttctttgttttctgagagcaaacaaatacaaaacactaAAATCAACCATATTTATTCAACACTCCTTTTTCTGAACAGGCAATTTAGTGATATCCCCGTAGTTGTGGTCTTGACCTGtcctgaaataaaatgtatgaaagCGAAGCAAGACCAAGTAAAAATGCAGACGATTCCAAGACGAGACCAATACCTTCACAAAGTGTTCTTGACACCAAGACTGATCTTGAGTACTACAACACTGGATCAGTAATGATTTGATCATTCATTGCATCATCACTTGAGATTTATGGATTCCAGTTTCCTGACTTGGGCCAATTTTTACtcactgcagctgcacagaATATGTGAGGAGAGGCACGTTCATGTAGCTTCAATTCCCACTGGCAGCCAGTAGAGGCTGATAAAGGACACCTATCCCTTAATGTATTTATAATGGCAACTTCTTACATTTACATTCTTTATTTCTTCCTCTCATGTCCATCCCAGCAATCAAAGTCACAGTCAAAACAACGCTAATACATATTTCCATGACTGAAAAGGAGCAGCAGAAGAAAATCTTTTTTATGAAGCCATTCTTGAGtttgaaaacactgctgcttAACATTTCTTGGATGTTATACAAGTTTGCGGCCTTGATATTTGCCTGTttagaccagctgtgtgacacTTGTGACAACTATTAGGTTTCCTTCATGGTTCTCAACACTGATGAGTCACTAATTGACATCATCTGACGTTAATAAAATCACTCATGACGTACTGGTTCTTAAATGAGGGCACTATTATTATGACATATGGGCAGTTTTTCATGATCTCACTTTCCTTGGACATTATACAACCACGTAACCTTGGCATGTCTGTccttcctcctgtctgtctgtctgccctgTTGAATAATGGAGTTGTGTGAAGCTCGTGACATAACATTTTTGTTAAGGCTCAGCTGTATTTCGTCCCCTTTTTCAGCACAACATACTATCTTTAAGTTTATGGCATTAGAGATCATCTGCATTTTAGGCCTCTCTGATAAATCATGTCACTTCAGCTGCCTCGTGTTTCCTGAGAGAGTCTTTGTCCATAATTAAAGCCGAGATAAGTCATGTATTTCCCCCGCTTTCTGTCCACATGGTATCATTTTAACAAGCAAGCCTCATGTCTCTTGATGTGGTTCTCCTTACTCCAGGTGACATTTCACTTCCGCACCCAGCTGTGTGACGATGAACGTACAGTGATAGACGACAGCAAAGTGGTGGGGACGCCCATGGAGGTAGTGATCGGCAACATGTTTAAACTGGACATCTGGGAGACGCTGCTGTCCTCCATGAGGATCGGTGAGGTGGCTGAATTCTGGTGCGACACCATTGTGAgtgctaaaacaaaaaaagtgccaactgtgttttaatttgtgtgtgttgcattgtTTTCCTCCTCGAGCACAGAGCATCATTGTCTGTTGGTGCGAATCTCCTCTGAGAAATCTGACTGTTCACTTTATGCAGAATGCAATACGCTGCAGATGTGGTGGTTATAGGCTCTGTTTTCAATAACAAGCAATACATCACAATATGACAAGTGTTATGTGCCCCACTTTGAAATCTAAAGCCCTAACATAAAGCACAACCATATATTGCATCCTTCTGTTCATGTATCACTCTGTGGCTGCACTGGGCTGACAGAGGCAGAGTTGGGTGCTCACAACTTTTTCAAAACTGGATCAACAGGCTGCCTTAAGTAAAACACTTAAATAATTACACACGGACATGGTTTATAACAAATATTCATGTGTTTAGAATACTGCCTGAGGAGCATCTGATTCACTTTTACTTCAGTTTCACTTTGAATTTCCTGCATATTTCCTTTGTGAGTCATGTTTTGTCCTAATTAAACCACGTGCTGTTGTGAAAGCTGTGCCATACAGATATCCATTGTATAAATATACACGCCCCTACACCAGAGTCAGGTGTTATGGAGCAAACATACTTCCTCCGAATATGCAATCGATGTGCGTGTATCTTATCGATTTataatttcctctttctggTTTATattcttgtgtttgtgtgtgtgtgtacgtgtgtgtcagAGACAGATGGGTCGAGGCATACTGTCATTAATCTGCAGCAGCCTCACTTTTCCCTAATCGGCTCTGATTCCTGCTGAATCAGCACTACTGACTCGCCTCAGCTCTGATTAGATTTGATGGGGCTTAGAGCATTTATTCACTCCTCTCTGAACAACATGGCCGCACCACGCACCCCACCGGATATGTTGTGCAGTGTCACTCCCATCCAGTGGAGGGCAAACTTGCCATGTTGGACTGGGGACACAGACTGGGGATGAATGTGATAATGTGATTACAATCAATCTTTAATCAGTTTAATATGAAATGAATCAGATTTCCTGTGTAGGGTAAGTGCAGTATAAACAAAGCAAGTCTATGGATAAGACAGAATTCACTATAGAAAAACTCCGGTCACCTGTTTAATTCCATTTTAATTTTGACTTGAGGGATGAACGATATTGggatttttgctgatatccaataTGTCACTTTTCTAACTCATTTTGGCTGACTGTCAATGCCGATAAAtactaatatttttttcccatccaACTGTAGAAAGCATTAAGACTCTCCTGTCCGGAAATTACCATATAATTATGCCTACTCTTAACATGATGGCCGACTGGCCGAAGCAGACATTCAATGCTTTTCAAAATGTACACATCCACTAGGGAAATAAGAAAACTACTTCAAATTTATCCAGCTTTAACAGACAATTCTGACAACAGCCACAACCAAGCCAAGTTTGACCTATTTCGACAACTTAAGTCACAGAATTAAAGCATTATCTTATCGACCCGTCATATTGTCAGAGAAGTCATTTCAGGGTGTTATATATAATTAATTTCAAAGTCTTTAGCTATCAATACTGATGATGTGCCGATACTAGACTCTTGCGATCCTCTCTCCACTCCAGCACACTGGCATCTATCCACTTGTTTCCAAGAGCATGAGGCGCATCGCTGAAGGCAAAGACCCAGTCGAATGGCAAATGCATACGTGTGGTATGGCCAACATGTTCGCTTACCACAGCCTCGGCTACGACGACCTGGACGAGCTGATGAAAGAACCAAAACCCCTCTACTTTGTCCTTGACATGCTCAAGGTGAGGAAGTACATAGACAACCAAGATTCATGAGGATCTGTGTCAAAGGGAAGCTTCCCCTGTGAGGACGTTCAGAAACTAACTCACTATATACACTGTGTGATTGACAGGTGCAGCAGCCTAGTGAGTACGACAGGGAGACGTGGGCTTTGAGTGATGGGGAGAGGCTGAAGGTGGTCCCTGTGCTGCATGGCCAGGGGAACAAGCTCTACAAACAAGGACATTACCAACTGGCCGGACAAAAGTACAAGGAGGGGATCATCTGCATCAAGAACGTTCAGATGAAGGTGATTACGGCAAACTAGTGGTGCAAAATTAAGTTTTATTTGCTTCTATAAATCAGTATGCATAGATGTTGATCTGAGCTGCTTTCCTCTTAAGGAGAAAGCATGGGAGGCCCCGTGGTTGAAGCTGGAGAAGATGGCCAACACCTTAACCCTCAACTACTGCCAGTGTCTACTGCGCATGGAAGAATACTACGAGGTTATCGAACACACCAGCGACATCATCAACCAGCACCCAGGTTTGGCACTTACTGACGTAGactgatgtgatgtgtgtgactCTGTCATGATGGAGTGAGGGGCTACATAGACATTTCTAAAGCAGAAAAGGTTTTCTTTGCTGAGTAGATTACCATCTTCCAAATAGCTGATATATTGTGAGTGTGAACTGTCTTGCTGTACAGCTCCAAACAAGCTGGGTATGCTCTTGCATCATTTATGGCAGCTGTGAATGTATGTTTCATGTGACTATGAAAGCCTGACCCTATAAAAAGGTCTGGTGCCTGCACTtcagcatgtgtatgtgttcaCAGATGCTCATGTGACTTGAACAAATTTGTAAAAGGCTGATAGAATTATGCAGTTAAGAACATCTAGCACACACTCGAGCTGCAGATGTCTCTCACATGATTGGAGGCTGTCAAACATGTTCGCATTTGTCCTCCAGGTGTCGCAAAGGCCTTCTACCTGCGAGGGAAGGCACACATGGAAGTGTGGAATGAGGCGGAAGCTCGGCAGGACTTCAGCAGGGTGCTGGACCTGGAGCCCGGCATGAAGAAGGCCATCAAGAGGGAGCTGGCTGTGCTCAACATGCGCATGGAGGAGAAGAACCAGGAGGACAGGAACAAATACAAGGGCATGTTTTGATCAGGAGAGACTGCGGCCGAGGTTGGAGAATTGGGGAAGTGATGGGCTAAAGAAGAGTTAAGTTATTAAGCCACATACCCAAATCCCTGCACTGACTTTCACAAGGTCTGTGAGACACTCCCAGGATTTTGAAAGACATCCAATAAAATGATCCTGTTTCATTGAATCAGGAAGTTATACATATATAACCCCCTCTCTGTTTGCCCTCTTTTCTGTTCCTCTGCACCATGAATGAGACAACCTATTAAATTTCACTCTCATAATCTTACttaaacaaatatttcattGCTGGAAAGATGGTGTCTTTATAAAACgggtctatgcagtagaaagacagaAGTACTCGAAATcagtgctacatgaccagagaaaaatACACAGCAATAAACGCTGGTCCATATCTTAtctgcttagttttaccgtgTGATCTCAGCATTTTCAGCCTCTCTTTCTACAATACAGGAAACGGTGTGGCGCCCACTTCCTACTCACAAAGTCAGGTATTATAGCCATAaagtaccctggaaatccagagttctcgcgagagcacaatttgaatttgctcagcgagtcactctggcaatcagtaatgatgctcattacccatgcccttggagccgagctgcaccaatcacatcggtgtatctgatataggcgggccagaggtgagctaaacagatgacgacagcgctgtgacgacgaagtccggaatcagtcagtaaacattgcaagatggctacggatgaacaccagttgtttgaaacggctttggccgctacaatgaacgagttagacttggctttttctctaaaagaggaacagaagacgtcactcgagtctttcctttgcaagaaggacgtttttgctgttttgccaaccggatacagcaagagtctaatgtaccagttagctccactggtagcgctctggatacgaccccgtgtattgttctgattggtcgtagtgttatccaattgcatgcagtgatatttacaaatgcatgcttggtgccgcccctcgagttgggccatttttaTTACTCATgcccagaccctaaatctttctagatttgggtctggatttccaggctagccaTAAAGTGCACTAAAAtaagtttctgaaaacatttcaggggAGAATTAGACACTACAGTAACAttatcttggtttatatttgatcagcactgcctcgtcttacagtttgatctgagtttcaGAGAGAAAGGGAGCAGCCATTCAATCCGCTTTTATACTCTGTGTCCGTGGTGGCGGgcatatgaaaatgcaaaagtaCAATCTTTAGTTCGAGCAACAGCCTTAGAGCCAGGAAAAAATCATTGGAAGATGAGCAGGGCGATCTGGGAACTGGTAGGGTGGAggaaagtttaccacagttcttttacacatactgcccacattgttatgacacaaagctggttgaaaaccAGCAACGTATCCCTTTAAATTGGTAAATATTTCACGGATTTCTTTGCGTACTGACTGCTGTTTGTATTGCATTGACAGTATGTAATGTTCCAATGTTTAACAAGATTTAAAGATGTATCTAAATGCAAGATTATGGATGCATTAAGTGATCTGAGTGGCAACTGCAATACTGTTGTGGAATATTTTCTCATCGTGCatagaaaaaaatcatccattcttaaatgttataataaaatgaaaaccaaGTACTTCCCTGAGTCTTGTAGGCACAATGCCCTGCCACAAGGTGGGGCTCTAACCCCAACTATTCCTCTGTTTCAACCTGAACCCTGTTGGAGAAATTATCCTGCATCTATAAGCAGCAATCTCATTTTCATGAAGAGTCTAGGAGCTCGTAAAACTAAATGATCTGGGTGGTATGTACCGCTCGTCTCCTtcccttcttctcctctgtaCATTTCAAAAAGACAGAGgggaaggagacagagggaTTTTAATGCAAAGGGGGAGTTATGACTAACACATCCGGGAAATGcactaaaaaacacatttgaaggCAATTAGGTTTGTGCATCGAGATGAAATATTAGATCAATAGCGTGACATCACATTGAGGGCTCGGTTTCATTCAGGGAATCCCCATTCATCACTATCTGCACCGTTTCCCCCACTCATCACTAACACAGGTCACGGTGCAGTGTAGCACCCACTCAGGGAAATGAGGCTGACGCTAATGCACCAGTCTAATGATGAGGAAAATCAATAAAAGCAGatcaaagggaaaaaaacccacagagGATCATGATTAAACATTCAAGCTATGGCATCCATCCTTTTACAACCGCCTTTACTAATGCAGTTCCTGCCGCTGAATCCTGTCTGATGTGAGGCAGCTAAACAAGGAGACTAAAACTGTGGTTGGATACAGCAGTCATTAGAGACCAGATGCAATTTATCTCTTTCCAGATTCAGTCAAATGTTTTCTTAATCCTCACACTTAAATATCGTCAGTGCTGATGAGAAAATGGACTGAGAAAGAGTTTATGATAGAGGCTGTGCCTGCCCTGGGCTAAAACACAGGGCTACAGTAAATTCTGCATAGCAGCACAATCTGCCACTGGCTCTCCTCCATAAACCTCTGGTGCTGATGTTGAGAGGAGGGGAAGAAAGGGAGGaggaaagggaggaggaggaggaggaggaggaggaggagggggaggccCTGCCACACTGCCCTGCTCCAGCATGAGACGCATAAAGTTAGCCAGAGAAAGCCCATGTCATGCAGGAAGTACAGTGATggtgtattcaaaataaaaacctgtaaATGCTGGATTCTAAAAGGaagataataaataaagttttttgggTGTTTCGTGTCTGCTTGTCTTGGTCTTTACCCTCTATTTTTACGAAactaattattttgttttaatttatggGCTACTTATAAAGTTACGTCGTATactttatgtgttttaaaactgattcctctctctttcattcttATATACACTGCATTCATTGAGCAAATGAGTTTCTTTAGATAAACAGTTCCCATTTACGTAGACATAATGGGCAATTACATTGGGCATGTAAGCAGAAGGAACTGGATTTTGATCCCTACAATCAACCAAACTGCTCTCACATCTGAGCCAGGGGTGTAAAACTTATTTTAGATCATGGGCCACATAGtacagcccagtttgatctcagATGATGAACCTATAAGTCATCAGCTCCAATAGTTTCCCTATTTTTGCGTAAAGAATGACAAGTACATTCTGTAGGCGTTCATCCTTTAACAAAACAGCTGACATGTTCTAAGAAAAATAAGCGTAATTTGaccagtatgtctcagtttttccacattcagtcagtccacttctcactgtcattacatgtgcatttatccacacatttcctgatacagattcttctgaactgaagctgctgattgttttctggtcagggtggaagaGGCTCCGAagcagaattttacatgaagCAGGCAACACATTGTTAACTCGCTCCTGCAACCTGGCACCTCATATCTTTGTTGTGTCATTTAGGCTAAGTCGAGAATGAAGTTCACTTCTTGTTTTATTGTCCTGTATTTGAAGACATAAGGAATGTATTATTCAGTAAGATGACCTCTGTgtatgttgatttcttttggttggatgatcatgaaaaatttgagttttgtttcagaAGGGAACctttttgtggctgaatttcTTTGCCAGGATAGAAGGCGGAGCATTTTGTTTCTGGACTGAGTAGTTCGATAGCATTTACTTTGGATTGTTACTGTAGTGTCAttgtaatggtgtcttgtaaacTCATGAGGGTTGAGCACATGTAAGTGTacatgacacaaataaaaatcaatcaatcagtcaatcaatcaatcaaatcttAGTCTAGTTATCtagtgggccagattggacccaTTGGTGGGCTGGTTCTGGCCCAGGAGCCATGTTTGACAGCCCTGATGTAAGCTATATGTTCAGATCAATACTGGCTGTACAGTAAGCCATACACTTTGTAACACATAATATTTTGTCATCTTACACATATTGCTTtgaaaatgagcacaaaaaTGTGTTTCCCAAAAAGTGACCTTGTTTGCAAGCTGGGAGGGTAGGCctatagagaaaaaaaactatgGCATGACAATGTTATATGATAGACCTATTTAATTAATGACCATATTTAGGCTACAGTATAAGTGCATCAACATGTCAACATGACACCACAGAGCCCCTAAATCCAAACCAACAATATGTTCCTCCACCATTGACACTTTGCAGCCTGCACACAACTGATTATCAACTGCAGAACAAAACCGGAAATGAGGACAAAACTTaaacaactaaacaaaaatggccaacaataactaaaaaaaagagATATAGTAACCACAGCGGGTGCAACTAAAATTAAGCTTTTCAGCCACTAAATACCCTGACACTTCATATTGGATCAACAGCAGAATTAAACatctgcaaaacaacaacatgagaTGAATaaacaaactcaacagcagcgGCTGCAGCAGCCACAAACACGCATATTAAAGCAAAGGAGAGATGCAAAGTTTTTACACAGTGTAGAGCACACACGAAAAAGTTTGCTGTAGGACTCACCTGTCAGATCAATCTGTGATGTGATGTAGGCCTGCACCGTCTGCTCCATTTTGAACTCCTCTGCTTGTTTAttctcagcctctctgtcccactgAACTCCTCGAACTTTTCAGACATGATTAGCTGAATGCAGTCACAACAGCACAAAGTCCCAACATCCCTCACTGAAGGCAAAATATCCTCAGTGAATTCAGAAGTAGCATTTAGCATGTCACAGACAGCGTGCACCTGTGGGTGCGTTTGATTTGAGCCACTTAGCTGCTCGCCAGGAGGCGCAGTAAAGGAGGATGCAACCTTTTTTAAACTTATGCCGAGCTACAATATAGACCAAAACTTAATCTATAATGATGTGATTCTTTATTATGTTGCATTTGATTATGGactttattatatatataagaCAAACTTCCTTCGGGACAATAAagtcttattttatcttatcttatcttatcttatcttatcttatcttatcttatcttatcttatcttatcttatcttgggTGAATTATTGTAGTGTATTCTATATGTATATCTATATTTAAAGAGGCTTTTATTCTGTGTTCTGTCTCCGGAAGTCCTCAGTCTTAATATGGGTGCTTTGACACTGGTCCCAAGTTGAGTAGAGTCGCTGTGCCGTTGCGCCGTGGAGACAGttggtggaggagaggaggggaaagtGTCTGATCTGGGGTCTGCTTTCAGAGAGACGCatcacatccatccatctgtctgtagAAGGAAAGAGACGCG
Coding sequences within:
- the aipl1 gene encoding aryl-hydrocarbon-interacting protein-like 1, which produces MADMQDTMLLGMEGIKKTILHGGTGDIPKLITGAKVTFHFRTQLCDDERTVIDDSKVVGTPMEVVIGNMFKLDIWETLLSSMRIGEVAEFWCDTIHTGIYPLVSKSMRRIAEGKDPVEWQMHTCGMANMFAYHSLGYDDLDELMKEPKPLYFVLDMLKVQQPSEYDRETWALSDGERLKVVPVLHGQGNKLYKQGHYQLAGQKYKEGIICIKNVQMKEKAWEAPWLKLEKMANTLTLNYCQCLLRMEEYYEVIEHTSDIINQHPGVAKAFYLRGKAHMEVWNEAEARQDFSRVLDLEPGMKKAIKRELAVLNMRMEEKNQEDRNKYKGMF